A DNA window from Calliphora vicina chromosome 1, idCalVici1.1, whole genome shotgun sequence contains the following coding sequences:
- the LOC135948845 gene encoding uncharacterized protein LOC135948845 produces MATTSSTNTPTTESIATVSNPAVSTIITTASSMTNPVLSTQASHDLSISSEADQTVISPTFLSETAQNIRREVREVNQRAEQALQVRDVQNIVSASVGFQQIQLMKEVDDKIQKALNDVKQLILSLSAQNQTQTPTSRVNDDLPPLEASRTSREANTSRYVQPEVSHVQQSYAQPPPLIPAPNCVPIGQHAPQVVEAYTRQTPAVTQYQQQQSLLQQQNPLPCYQLPAQPYVQPPQLPPSQAQAPYQGIPQYQGYQRYENTQPGYPQDAWSGSAAQPPPQQPQSYNFAMSMPRRQEPLDKFKLAKWGVKFDGTNKTINVQEFIFRVGALRRDYSCTDNELLRSFHILLEGPALDWYWDYRKIVHINTWEELEKALLAQYRRFEQEHEIQMRILNRRQLPQETFDEFYNAVIKLRNQQQNPYVEEQIVEIMRGNLKPSLAQMMFSVRLKTLSEFCREVRRAENLLANQRQMYQRSAQRVNELYCVEDEQSLIDLEVDGIRSTSHYTCWNCKVVGHSFMDCPEPITRTFCFRCGRENVVAPKCPKCQGNRPRNPSRTGEARSTDV; encoded by the coding sequence ATGGCTACGACTAGTTCCACCAATACTCCTACCACCGAGTCTATCGCTACTGTTAGTAATCCCGCAGTCAGTACAATTATTACCACGGCATCCAGTATGACAAACCCAGTACTCAGCACACAAGCATCACATGATCTGTCCATCAGTTCTGAGGCAGATCAAACTGTAATTTCCCCGACGTTCTTGAGTGAGACAGCTCAGAACATACGCAGAGAAGTGAGAGAAGTTAATCAACGAGCGGAACAGGCACTACAAGTCAGAGACGTGCAAAATATTGTGAGTGCTTCTGTCGGTTTTCAACAAATACAACTGATGAAAGAAGTGGACGATAAGATACAAAAAGCACTTAATGACGTCAAACAGCTCATTTTGTCTCTGTCCGCTCAGAACCAAACACAAACGCCTACTTCTCGAGTAAATGATGATTTACCACCACTTGAGGCATCAAGAACCTCGCGGGAAGCGAACACATCCAGGTATGTGCAGCCAGAGGTATCGCATGTACAACAAAGTTATGCTCAGCCACCACCACTGATACCAGCACCAAATTGCGTACCAATTGGGCAACATGCACCCCAAGTTGTTGAAGCATATACACGCCAGACACCTGCAGTAACGcaatatcaacaacaacagtCACTTCTGCAGCAGCAAAATCCTCTGCCATGTTACCAACTACCAGCCCAGCCGTATGTCCAGCCACCACAGTTACCGCCGTCACAAGCCCAAGCTCCATACCAAGGCATACCACAATACCAAGGGTATCAAAGGTATGAGAACACCCAGCCTGGGTATCCACAGGACGCCTGGTCTGGGTCAGCAGCTCAACCaccgccacaacaaccacaaagcTACAACTTCGCAATGTCGATGCCAAGGCGGCAGGAGCCTTTAGACAAATTTAAGTTGGCCAAATGGGGAGTGAAGTTTGATGGCACAAACAAAACTATAAACGTGcaggaatttatatttagagtggGAGCGCTGAGGAGAGATTACAGCTGCACAGACAACGAACTCCTACGCAGTTTCCATATACTGCTAGAAGGTCCAGCCCTGGATTGGTACTGGGACTACCGAAAAATCGTCCATATCAATACTTGGGAAGAACTCGAGAAAGCTTTGTTGGCTCAGTACCGCAGATTTGAGCAGGAGCATGAAATTCAAATGCGCATTTTAAATCGACGGCAGCTGCCACAAGAAACCTTCGATGAGTTCTATAATGCTGTGATAAAATTGCGAAACCAGCAGCAGAATCCATATGTGGAAGAGCAGATTGTAGAGATCATGAGAGGCAATCTAAAACCATCGCTGGCGCAGATGATGTTCTCAGTGAGGTTGAAAACGTTGTCAGAATTCTGCAGAGAAGTGAGGCGGGCTGAGAACTTGTTAGCCAACCAGAGACAAATGTATCAACGGTCAGCTCAACGGGTAAACGAATTGTACTGTGTGGAAGATGAGCAGTCGTTGATAGACTTGGAGGTAGATGGTATTCGGTCGACCAGCCATTACACTTGCTGGAATTGCAAGGTCGTTGGCCATAGTTTTATGGATTGTCCCGAACCCATAACTAGGACATTTTGTTTTAGGTGTGGTAGGGAAAATGTAGTGGCACCCAAATGTCCAAAATGCCAGGGAAACCGGCCCAGGAACCCGTCTCGAACTGGGGAGGCGAGGTCCACCGACGTGTAG